A region from the Paenibacillus humicola genome encodes:
- a CDS encoding FAD-dependent monooxygenase translates to MEVLIVGAGPVGLTAACELARHGIRPRIIDKAPLPSPFSKALGIHARTMEVFERMGVDGAFLEQGMKVHGINIWLGSDKRTIKVRFDGLDSPYPFILDLPQSQTERILSQCLTERYGVRIERGVELLELEQRDGFVEVKLLHPDGTEETAQTAWLLGMDGAHSTVRHRLGVPFEGSAYPESFVLADVRIEWDLEEDLFQFFSHDQGILAAFSYGNQRYRLMADAEGGADPDGKVQEPTLEQFQRIVDERCPVPAKLSEPVWLAGFRTHLRHVKQTRHGRVFLAGDASHIHSPAGGQGMNTGIQDAFNLAWKLALVVKGHAEPSLLETYPVERIPVAESVLKMTDTMMKIVTEHHAVVQKLRNHIAPFIVNSEIVQHRMREQLSEIAVHYRHSPIVREHHASLLHRLIHSKVRAGDRAPDVPDVIGPDSEAKRLYEILRGTNHALLLVVKDWLPVGGELDRLSRWSRLLDVYVVAENTPVQPNEHYSLIQDPEQRIAQRYGLNHNTMILLRPDGYIGYLGDSFDFGSLQSYLDSFLIP, encoded by the coding sequence GTGGAGGTACTGATTGTCGGCGCAGGACCGGTCGGACTTACGGCGGCTTGCGAGCTCGCCCGCCACGGCATCCGCCCCCGCATTATCGACAAGGCGCCGCTGCCCTCGCCGTTCTCCAAGGCGCTCGGTATTCATGCCCGGACGATGGAGGTTTTCGAACGGATGGGCGTCGACGGCGCTTTTCTCGAACAGGGCATGAAGGTGCACGGCATCAACATCTGGCTCGGCAGCGACAAGCGCACGATCAAGGTTCGCTTTGACGGGCTGGATTCGCCGTATCCGTTCATTCTGGATCTGCCCCAATCGCAGACGGAACGAATTTTATCCCAGTGTTTGACGGAGCGGTACGGCGTGCGGATCGAACGCGGGGTGGAGCTGCTCGAGCTGGAGCAGAGGGACGGCTTCGTAGAGGTGAAGCTTCTTCATCCGGACGGAACGGAGGAAACGGCGCAAACGGCCTGGCTGCTTGGCATGGACGGGGCGCACAGCACGGTTCGCCACCGGCTCGGCGTTCCGTTCGAAGGAAGCGCCTACCCGGAATCGTTTGTCCTGGCCGATGTGCGCATCGAGTGGGATTTGGAAGAAGACCTCTTCCAATTTTTTTCGCACGATCAAGGCATTCTGGCCGCGTTCTCGTACGGGAATCAGCGGTACCGGCTGATGGCGGATGCGGAAGGCGGGGCCGATCCGGACGGCAAGGTTCAGGAGCCGACGCTCGAGCAGTTTCAACGGATCGTTGACGAGCGCTGTCCGGTGCCGGCGAAGCTGAGCGAGCCGGTCTGGCTGGCCGGCTTCCGGACGCACCTCCGACACGTGAAGCAGACGCGTCACGGCCGGGTATTTCTGGCCGGCGACGCCTCCCATATTCACAGCCCCGCGGGGGGCCAGGGCATGAATACCGGTATTCAGGACGCCTTCAACCTGGCCTGGAAGCTTGCGCTTGTCGTGAAGGGTCATGCCGAGCCTTCGCTTTTGGAGACCTATCCGGTCGAGCGGATTCCGGTAGCCGAGTCCGTCCTGAAAATGACCGATACGATGATGAAAATCGTTACCGAGCACCATGCGGTCGTGCAAAAGCTGAGAAATCATATCGCGCCGTTCATCGTCAACAGCGAAATCGTCCAGCACCGGATGCGGGAGCAGCTTTCCGAAATCGCCGTTCATTACCGTCACAGCCCGATCGTTCGCGAGCACCATGCTTCCCTTCTTCATCGTCTGATCCACAGCAAGGTGCGCGCCGGAGACCGCGCGCCGGACGTCCCGGACGTTATCGGCCCGGACAGCGAAGCAAAGCGGCTGTACGAAATTTTGCGCGGAACCAACCATGCGCTGCTGCTTGTCGTCAAGGACTGGCTGCCGGTTGGCGGCGAGCTCGACCGCTTGTCCAGGTGGAGCCGTCTGCTCGACGTTTACGTTGTCGCGGAGAACACCCCGGTCCAGCCGAACGAACACTATTCCCTTATTCAGGACCCCGAGCAGCGCATCGCTCAGCGATACGGGCTGAACCACAATACGATGATCCTGCTCCGGCCGGACGGATATATCGGCTATCTTGGCGATTCGTTCGACTTTGGCAGCCTGCAGTCCTATTTGGACAGTTTCCTGATCCCGTAA
- a CDS encoding type II toxin-antitoxin system RelE family toxin produces MEERFDVRLDADAVKEYNRLDGSVLGMVNDAIDELVYRADEVGKNLSNYSDTKLAGCKEIKLRNAGIRIVFRITNDVVDVLRIVCVLTIERRTRDMAFKIADQKLKAYKKLTKEQIQSLHVRQGKWDIKNKPDS; encoded by the coding sequence TTGGAAGAGCGTTTTGATGTTCGCCTCGATGCCGACGCTGTAAAGGAATATAACCGGCTGGACGGTTCTGTTCTCGGGATGGTTAACGACGCGATCGACGAACTTGTTTATCGAGCGGATGAAGTGGGGAAAAACCTAAGCAACTATTCGGATACCAAGCTGGCCGGCTGCAAGGAAATAAAGCTTCGTAATGCGGGGATTCGAATCGTGTTTCGGATCACGAACGATGTTGTTGATGTGCTTCGGATTGTTTGCGTTCTGACAATCGAGCGCCGTACACGCGATATGGCGTTTAAAATAGCAGATCAGAAGTTGAAAGCATATAAGAAGCTGACGAAGGAACAAATCCAATCCCTACACGTTCGGCAGGGGAAATGGGATATAAAAAATAAGCCGGATTCTTAG
- the ilvA gene encoding threonine ammonia-lyase IlvA, whose product MDPETNKTVSLAEIAQAQMHIKDVAARTPLLHNRPLSERYGCSVLLKREDLQAVRSFKLRGAYHLIKSLPAERVARGVVCASAGNHAQGVAYSCRALGIPGKIFMPSTTPRQKVSQVSFFGGPDVEIILTGDTFDDAFAEAVAACERAGMAFVHPFDDPKIIAGNGTIGKEIMEAAEAAPDYVFVTIGGGGLAAGVGAYVKAVSPSTKLIGVEPEGAPSMQASLAAGAVKPLETIDKFVDGAAVKRVGDLTFRMCRELLDDIVLVPEGKACTALLDLYNESAIVVEPAGALPVAALDLYREQIEGKTVVCVISGGNNDIDRMQEIKERSLIYEGLKHYFMVSFPQRAGALREFLDEVLGPDDDITRFEYTKKHNKDNGPALVGIELKRREDYGPLEERMRRKGFQFLELNKDPVLFNLLI is encoded by the coding sequence ATGGACCCCGAAACGAACAAAACGGTAAGCCTGGCCGAAATCGCCCAGGCGCAAATGCATATCAAGGACGTGGCCGCCCGCACCCCGCTGCTGCACAACCGGCCGCTGTCCGAGCGGTACGGCTGCAGCGTGCTGCTGAAGCGCGAGGACCTGCAGGCCGTCCGCTCCTTCAAGCTGCGCGGCGCTTACCACCTCATCAAATCGCTGCCGGCGGAGCGCGTCGCCCGCGGCGTCGTCTGCGCCAGCGCCGGCAATCATGCGCAGGGTGTCGCCTATTCGTGCCGGGCGCTCGGCATTCCCGGCAAAATTTTCATGCCGAGCACGACACCCCGCCAGAAGGTCAGCCAGGTTTCGTTTTTCGGCGGCCCGGACGTCGAAATCATCCTGACGGGGGACACGTTCGACGACGCGTTCGCCGAAGCGGTCGCCGCCTGCGAGCGCGCGGGCATGGCATTTGTCCATCCGTTCGACGATCCGAAGATCATCGCCGGCAACGGCACGATCGGCAAAGAAATTATGGAGGCGGCGGAAGCCGCGCCGGATTACGTCTTCGTGACTATCGGCGGAGGCGGGCTGGCCGCGGGCGTCGGCGCTTACGTGAAGGCCGTCTCGCCTTCGACGAAACTGATCGGCGTCGAGCCCGAAGGCGCGCCCTCGATGCAGGCGTCGCTGGCGGCCGGCGCCGTCAAGCCGCTGGAAACGATCGACAAGTTCGTCGACGGCGCGGCCGTCAAAAGGGTCGGCGACCTGACGTTTCGCATGTGCCGGGAGCTGCTCGACGACATCGTGCTCGTCCCCGAGGGCAAAGCCTGCACCGCCCTGCTCGACCTGTACAACGAGAGCGCGATCGTCGTCGAACCGGCCGGCGCGCTGCCCGTCGCCGCGCTCGACCTCTACCGCGAACAGATCGAAGGCAAGACGGTCGTCTGCGTCATCAGCGGCGGCAACAACGACATCGACCGGATGCAGGAAATCAAGGAGCGGTCGCTCATTTACGAAGGACTGAAGCATTATTTCATGGTCAGCTTTCCGCAGCGCGCCGGCGCCCTGCGGGAATTTCTCGACGAGGTGCTCGGCCCCGACGACGATATCACCCGCTTCGAATATACGAAGAAGCATAATAAAGACAACGGCCCGGCGCTCGTCGGCATCGAGCTGAAGCGCCGCGAGGATTACGGCCCGCTCGAGGAGCGGATGCGGCGTAAAGGGTTCCAGTTTCTGGAGCTGAACAAAGATCCGGTGCTGTTCAATTTGCTGATTTGA
- a CDS encoding YfiT family bacillithiol transferase, with amino-acid sequence MPMEQLRYPIGPFKRQDSLDEQTRFGYIASLEEAPGRLREAVAGLSDSELDTPYRPEGWTVRQVVHHLADADLNGYIRTKQALTEKEPVIAPFDEEAWSELTDARTAPVALSLILHDQLHRRWTMLLRATPAADFARAYRHPANGLWTLDSALSFFAWHNLHHIAHITSLRERNGWNAERIIGD; translated from the coding sequence ATACCCATGGAACAGCTGCGTTATCCGATTGGCCCGTTCAAGCGGCAGGATTCGCTCGACGAGCAGACCCGATTCGGCTATATTGCGTCGCTGGAAGAGGCGCCGGGCCGGCTGCGGGAGGCGGTCGCCGGTCTGTCCGACAGCGAGCTGGATACGCCTTACCGGCCTGAAGGCTGGACCGTCAGGCAGGTCGTTCACCATCTGGCCGATGCCGACTTGAACGGCTATATTCGCACGAAGCAGGCGCTGACCGAGAAGGAGCCGGTCATTGCGCCGTTCGACGAGGAAGCATGGTCGGAGCTGACGGATGCGAGAACAGCGCCGGTGGCGCTGTCCCTGATTCTGCACGATCAGCTTCACCGGCGCTGGACGATGCTGCTGCGCGCCACGCCGGCCGCCGATTTCGCGCGGGCCTACCGGCATCCGGCAAACGGACTGTGGACCCTGGACAGCGCGCTGTCGTTCTTCGCTTGGCACAATTTGCACCATATCGCGCATATTACGTCGCTGCGCGAACGGAACGGCTGGAACGCGGAGCGCATTATCGGCGACTGA
- a CDS encoding SDR family oxidoreductase, protein MKLSGNTILITGGGSGIGLSFAERFVQAGNKVIVCGRREQVLQQAREQVPGLITRVTDLNAEAERLALFDWVTAEYPEVNVLVNNAGIQRRFNVLKADARDNWHDFRKELATNLEAPVHLSMLFAPYFAARETAAILNVTSGLAFTPFVIAPVYSATKAALHSFTVSLRHQLSGTSVEVIEIAPPAVNTDLGGAGLHTQGEPLDAFTDGIFNNLAKGKQEIGYGTSEARLRMSRDDVDVYTEKMYQATKSMIE, encoded by the coding sequence ATGAAGCTCTCAGGAAATACAATCCTCATTACGGGCGGAGGCTCCGGAATCGGGCTCTCGTTTGCGGAACGATTTGTTCAAGCCGGGAATAAAGTCATTGTTTGCGGTCGGCGGGAGCAGGTGCTTCAGCAAGCCAGGGAGCAGGTGCCCGGCTTGATTACCCGTGTAACCGACTTGAATGCGGAGGCCGAGCGTCTCGCGTTATTTGACTGGGTCACAGCGGAATATCCGGAAGTGAACGTGCTGGTGAATAATGCCGGCATTCAACGGCGTTTTAATGTGTTAAAAGCGGACGCGAGAGACAATTGGCACGATTTCCGTAAAGAACTCGCAACGAATTTGGAAGCCCCTGTCCATCTGTCCATGCTGTTCGCTCCTTATTTTGCGGCCCGTGAAACGGCGGCGATCCTGAACGTCACATCCGGGCTGGCGTTCACCCCGTTTGTGATTGCCCCGGTTTATTCGGCAACCAAGGCGGCCCTTCATTCTTTTACCGTAAGTCTGAGACACCAGCTGTCCGGTACGTCTGTCGAAGTTATTGAAATTGCTCCTCCGGCGGTGAATACGGATTTGGGAGGGGCGGGATTGCATACGCAGGGAGAACCGCTGGATGCGTTCACGGATGGAATTTTCAACAATTTAGCGAAGGGCAAGCAGGAAATCGGGTACGGCACTTCTGAGGCCCGCTTGCGCATGTCCCGGGACGATGTGGACGTTTATACGGAAAAGATGTATCAGGCAACCAAAAGCATGATCGAATAG
- a CDS encoding GNAT family N-acetyltransferase, with protein sequence MDAANETIYREMTAGDYAAAIRLWQETEGMALSEADSEENISFYLARNPGFSFVCEIGGRLAGTILAGHDGRRGYIYHCAVSREHRGRGIGRELAGWSLSRLREAGIAKCHLFVISDNEGGGEFWSRTGWQKRSGFDVYSANTPPLDGGRSKPII encoded by the coding sequence ATGGATGCGGCAAACGAGACGATTTACCGGGAAATGACAGCCGGGGACTATGCAGCGGCCATCCGGTTATGGCAGGAAACCGAAGGGATGGCGCTCAGCGAAGCCGATTCGGAAGAAAACATTTCGTTCTATCTCGCCCGCAATCCCGGGTTCAGCTTCGTCTGCGAAATCGGCGGGCGGCTGGCCGGCACGATTCTGGCCGGTCATGACGGAAGAAGAGGGTACATTTATCACTGCGCCGTTTCGCGGGAGCACCGGGGAAGAGGAATCGGCCGCGAGCTCGCCGGGTGGAGCCTGAGCAGGCTGCGGGAAGCGGGCATTGCGAAGTGCCATTTGTTCGTAATATCCGACAATGAAGGCGGCGGGGAGTTCTGGAGCCGAACGGGATGGCAGAAGCGAAGCGGCTTCGATGTGTATTCGGCGAATACCCCGCCGCTTGACGGCGGCCGGTCGAAGCCGATCATTTGA
- a CDS encoding amidase produces the protein MNNRRHPLLLNKVAALVLAFVLAAALLPFAASAAPQDPFPFEEITLQQLEAGFESGEYTSEQVVKAYLDRIAKYEPNYNAFTVMNPKALDQAREIDRRRAAGEKLGPLAGVPIVIKEAVDMAGFPSTMGWAPLSKQKGGIELIPEKDAPVVARLKDADAIILGRTNIPAFSSSGTRATTSWDGDTYNAVDRRLVPGGSSSGTAMSVSGNFAVLGIAEETGGSIQNPAAAQALVGIKPSFGLVPNAGVVPLGGSTRDVIGTHARTVHDAAAMLDVIAGYSYEDPKTVASIGNMPRGGYTSKLNKQALRGKRIGLYGKGWRDQELTEETQALYDRAVNELEKQGAVVIPDPFAGTGFAEYVKEAGSVGIESVIYDMQNYLHRLGPSAAIHTVRELIDKTGETPPVFSRYNGNLPDPDGEPDLSKFLEARTKLLQIINDVMNRYDLDALAYPQMFKETPLLASDDDIGATTVSEINIAGVPLVTVPAGYYKSGSPFAIAFTGKMWSEADLLGMAYDYEQATRYRKAPVLTEKP, from the coding sequence ATGAATAACCGGCGTCACCCGTTATTATTGAATAAAGTCGCAGCGCTTGTATTGGCGTTTGTCCTGGCAGCGGCCCTTCTGCCGTTCGCGGCCTCCGCCGCCCCTCAGGATCCGTTTCCGTTCGAGGAAATCACGCTGCAGCAGCTCGAGGCCGGATTCGAGAGCGGCGAATATACGTCCGAGCAGGTCGTGAAGGCTTATCTGGACCGGATCGCGAAATACGAGCCGAACTACAACGCGTTTACCGTCATGAATCCGAAGGCGCTCGATCAGGCGCGGGAAATCGACCGCCGGCGCGCGGCGGGGGAAAAGCTCGGACCGCTTGCCGGCGTCCCGATCGTCATTAAGGAAGCGGTGGACATGGCCGGCTTCCCGTCGACGATGGGATGGGCCCCGCTCAGCAAACAAAAAGGCGGCATCGAATTGATTCCGGAGAAAGACGCTCCCGTCGTGGCGAGGCTGAAGGATGCGGATGCGATTATTCTCGGGAGAACGAACATCCCCGCCTTCAGCAGCTCCGGCACCCGGGCGACGACGAGCTGGGACGGAGACACGTACAACGCGGTTGACCGCAGGCTCGTTCCCGGCGGAAGCAGCAGCGGCACGGCGATGTCGGTATCGGGCAACTTCGCGGTGCTCGGCATTGCCGAAGAAACCGGCGGGTCCATTCAGAACCCGGCGGCGGCGCAGGCGCTGGTCGGCATCAAGCCGAGCTTCGGACTCGTGCCGAACGCCGGTGTCGTGCCCTTGGGCGGCAGCACGCGCGACGTCATCGGGACGCATGCGCGCACCGTCCATGACGCGGCCGCCATGCTGGATGTCATCGCCGGCTACAGCTACGAAGATCCGAAAACCGTCGCTTCCATCGGCAACATGCCGCGCGGGGGTTATACCTCGAAGCTTAACAAGCAGGCGCTGAGAGGCAAGCGGATCGGCTTGTACGGCAAGGGCTGGCGGGATCAGGAGCTGACCGAGGAAACGCAGGCGCTCTACGACCGAGCCGTGAACGAGCTGGAGAAGCAGGGCGCCGTCGTCATTCCCGATCCATTCGCAGGCACCGGCTTCGCCGAATACGTGAAGGAAGCCGGATCGGTCGGGATCGAGTCGGTCATTTACGACATGCAAAATTATTTACATCGGCTCGGTCCGAGCGCCGCCATCCATACGGTCCGGGAGCTGATCGATAAGACGGGCGAGACTCCGCCCGTATTCAGCCGCTACAACGGCAATCTGCCGGATCCGGACGGCGAGCCGGACTTGTCCAAATTTTTGGAGGCGCGGACCAAGCTGCTGCAAATCATCAACGACGTGATGAACCGATACGATTTGGACGCGCTCGCTTATCCGCAGATGTTCAAAGAAACGCCGCTGCTCGCAAGCGACGACGACATCGGCGCCACAACCGTATCGGAAATCAACATCGCCGGCGTTCCGCTCGTTACGGTACCGGCAGGCTATTATAAGAGCGGCTCTCCGTTCGCCATCGCGTTTACCGGAAAAATGTGGAGCGAAGCCGACCTGCTCGGCATGGCGTACGATTACGAGCAGGCTACCCGTTACCGGAAAGCGCCCGTTCTGACCGAGAAGCCGTAA
- a CDS encoding nucleotide disphospho-sugar-binding domain-containing protein — protein MMKMLVTSFPGFGHFLPVVPLAWAARAAGHEVLVVSTGQVLEASERAGLSWADAAPGGDIITAVVESMKDAEDKYRDSSNPAGAAEFMSAISSRMADRTLEIARAWKPDVIVHTPTESAGVLAASLLSVPAVSHGFGIASIGKTGMIEMIYEAFRPACERNGWKGELVGSAANIDTCPPSMREPDRPDAWYTRYIPFNGGGRLPDEYLAPSSKRRICVTLGTVIPYLSGVGGLGGVVEAVRDLDAEVILALGGTDPSALGTLPPNVRTVGWTPLSTLLPTCSAVVHHGGAGTTMNAIVAGVPQLILPHGADQHINAAAVRQRGAGLSMLPEEASAETVRHSLQRLLDEPGFTQASQEVSRENESQTPPSEIVPRLLALAGRS, from the coding sequence ATGATGAAAATGTTGGTAACCAGCTTCCCGGGTTTCGGGCACTTCCTGCCGGTTGTGCCTCTTGCCTGGGCGGCGAGAGCGGCCGGACACGAGGTGCTTGTCGTCTCGACCGGGCAAGTGCTGGAAGCAAGCGAACGTGCGGGCTTGTCCTGGGCGGATGCTGCGCCGGGCGGCGATATTATCACGGCGGTAGTGGAAAGTATGAAAGACGCGGAGGACAAGTACCGCGATTCGTCGAACCCGGCCGGTGCGGCTGAGTTTATGTCCGCGATCAGCAGCCGGATGGCGGATCGCACCCTTGAAATCGCCCGGGCCTGGAAGCCGGACGTCATTGTGCATACGCCGACCGAAAGCGCCGGCGTTCTGGCAGCTTCGCTGCTGTCCGTTCCTGCCGTATCCCACGGGTTCGGCATTGCATCGATCGGCAAAACCGGCATGATCGAGATGATCTACGAGGCTTTTCGTCCGGCGTGCGAACGCAACGGATGGAAGGGCGAACTGGTCGGCTCGGCGGCCAATATCGATACATGCCCGCCCAGCATGCGGGAGCCGGACCGGCCGGACGCCTGGTACACTCGCTACATTCCCTTCAATGGGGGCGGCCGGCTGCCGGACGAGTACCTCGCACCGTCTTCAAAGCGTCGAATCTGTGTTACGCTTGGTACGGTGATCCCGTATTTGTCGGGCGTCGGCGGCCTTGGCGGAGTTGTCGAGGCGGTACGGGATTTGGACGCGGAAGTCATTCTGGCGCTCGGCGGGACAGACCCGTCCGCGCTCGGCACGCTGCCGCCGAACGTGCGGACCGTCGGCTGGACGCCGCTCAGCACCCTGCTGCCGACCTGCTCGGCCGTCGTCCATCACGGCGGTGCGGGAACGACAATGAATGCCATCGTGGCCGGCGTTCCGCAGCTGATCCTGCCCCATGGGGCCGATCAGCATATTAACGCCGCCGCCGTCAGGCAGCGCGGCGCCGGGCTTTCGATGCTGCCCGAGGAAGCTAGCGCCGAGACGGTGCGTCACAGCCTGCAGCGGCTCCTTGACGAACCGGGTTTTACCCAGGCTTCGCAGGAAGTGAGCCGGGAGAACGAAAGCCAGACCCCGCCGTCCGAAATCGTCCCCCGTCTGCTTGCGCTGGCGGGCCGGTCCTGA
- a CDS encoding type II toxin-antitoxin system Phd/YefM family antitoxin, which translates to MAKPTFDVDQLITSSDAAKRFGELRKRAKDLPQYITDNGAVDSVLIGYDLFEQMYDRLTRLEQEEERRILLERMDRIERSPESAKSWKAVRRNPEA; encoded by the coding sequence ATGGCAAAACCAACCTTTGACGTCGATCAATTGATCACCTCTTCGGATGCGGCCAAACGTTTCGGGGAGCTACGTAAAAGGGCAAAAGATCTTCCGCAATATATTACGGATAATGGAGCTGTCGATTCCGTTTTGATTGGCTATGACCTATTTGAACAGATGTATGATCGTTTGACCAGGCTGGAGCAAGAAGAAGAGCGTCGGATCCTCCTGGAGCGAATGGATCGGATTGAACGGAGTCCAGAATCCGCCAAGTCTTGGAAAGCAGTACGCCGAAATCCTGAAGCTTGA
- a CDS encoding MGDG synthase family glycosyltransferase, giving the protein MLTSLTAACRPKLMILYASYGEGHLQAACALRDALESLGIGRTVLVDLLAEAHPWINGMTRRFYMKSFTLMPGLYGWLYDRTRPMKHDSLFAEWLHSFGRDRLRRLLSEERPDAVIHTFPLLAMPALKRRTGLHIPTCTVVTDFDLHRRWVHPDIDRYYVPTEDMRRELISLGIPDSRICVSGIPLKSGFRSVAPAPGLRKFYGLPESGPVVLLMAGARGVLPGLAGVIAALLKQPQLTVALVCGRNETLARQIRSLFAGRPEADRLRVFGFVERMHELMAVASCIVTKPGGVTLAEALAAELPIFAYKPVPGQERNNALYLAGQGAATIACTPDQLCEEILKLLGDPIRLKTSRHALRKLQHGSAADTVALDFCSSLHIMEGALGELGRR; this is encoded by the coding sequence ATGCTGACCAGTCTGACCGCTGCATGCCGGCCCAAGCTGATGATTTTGTATGCCTCATATGGAGAAGGACACCTGCAGGCCGCCTGCGCCTTACGCGACGCGCTCGAAAGCCTGGGCATCGGCCGGACCGTGCTTGTCGACCTGCTTGCGGAAGCTCATCCGTGGATAAACGGGATGACCCGCCGCTTCTATATGAAAAGCTTCACCCTCATGCCCGGCCTGTACGGCTGGCTCTACGACCGCACCCGCCCGATGAAGCACGATTCGCTATTTGCGGAATGGCTCCATTCGTTTGGCCGCGACCGGCTCCGCCGGCTGCTGAGCGAGGAGCGTCCCGATGCCGTCATTCATACCTTTCCCCTGCTGGCGATGCCCGCCTTAAAGCGGCGCACCGGCCTGCACATCCCGACCTGCACGGTCGTGACCGATTTTGACCTGCACCGCCGCTGGGTTCACCCCGATATCGACCGTTATTACGTCCCGACCGAGGATATGCGCCGCGAGCTGATTTCGCTCGGCATTCCGGACAGCCGCATCTGCGTCAGCGGCATCCCGCTTAAATCCGGCTTCCGCTCCGTCGCTCCAGCCCCCGGGCTCCGGAAGTTTTACGGCCTGCCGGAAAGCGGGCCGGTCGTGCTGCTGATGGCCGGCGCCCGCGGCGTCCTGCCCGGCCTGGCCGGCGTCATCGCCGCTCTGCTGAAGCAGCCGCAGCTTACCGTCGCGCTCGTGTGCGGCCGCAACGAAACGCTTGCCCGCCAAATTCGCTCGCTGTTCGCCGGGCGGCCGGAAGCGGATCGGCTGCGCGTGTTCGGCTTCGTCGAGCGGATGCACGAGCTGATGGCCGTTGCGAGCTGCATCGTAACGAAGCCGGGCGGCGTCACACTGGCTGAAGCGCTCGCCGCGGAGCTGCCGATCTTCGCTTATAAGCCGGTCCCCGGCCAGGAGCGCAACAACGCGCTGTATCTCGCCGGCCAGGGGGCCGCGACGATCGCCTGCACGCCGGATCAGCTTTGCGAAGAAATTTTGAAACTCCTCGGCGATCCCATTCGTTTAAAGACTAGCCGGCATGCCCTTCGGAAGCTGCAGCACGGAAGCGCCGCGGATACGGTTGCCTTGGACTTTTGCTCCAGCTTGCATATAATGGAAGGAGCTTTGGGCGAACTCGGGCGCCGGTGA
- a CDS encoding aldo/keto reductase: MEYRTVGKTGIQVSSLCFGTMSFGGNADEETSKKMFRRCREAGINFFDTANAYSMGVSEQILGACIADCRDEIVLTTKVFNPMGQDINARGLSRRHIMLEVENSLRRLQTDRIDFYFVHQFDRTTPMEETLRALDDLQQQGKILYPAVSNWAAWQIAKALGIAAKEQLARFELIQPMYNLVKRQAEVEILPLAESEQIGVIPYSPLGGGLLSGKYGLGRKPEQGRLVENKMYTARYGDPMNFEVAERFTAYAEEREIHPATLAVAWVMSNPAVTAPIIGARNLEQLECSLAALDLNMTPEWRKEISALSITPPPATDRTEEVMS, from the coding sequence ATGGAATATCGCACGGTCGGCAAAACCGGGATTCAAGTATCGAGCCTTTGTTTCGGAACGATGTCGTTCGGCGGCAACGCGGACGAAGAAACGTCGAAGAAAATGTTCAGGCGCTGCCGCGAGGCCGGCATTAACTTCTTCGATACGGCCAATGCCTACAGCATGGGGGTGTCCGAACAAATCTTGGGTGCATGCATCGCCGATTGCCGCGACGAAATCGTGCTGACGACGAAAGTGTTCAACCCGATGGGACAGGATATCAATGCGAGAGGTCTTTCCCGGCGCCATATTATGCTTGAGGTCGAAAATAGTTTACGGCGTTTACAAACGGACCGCATCGACTTTTATTTCGTTCATCAATTCGACCGCACGACGCCGATGGAAGAAACGCTGCGCGCGCTGGACGACCTGCAGCAGCAGGGCAAAATCCTGTATCCCGCCGTCAGCAACTGGGCCGCATGGCAAATTGCCAAGGCGCTCGGTATCGCGGCAAAGGAGCAGCTGGCCCGTTTCGAGCTGATTCAGCCGATGTACAACTTGGTGAAGCGTCAGGCCGAAGTGGAAATTCTGCCCCTCGCCGAGTCCGAGCAAATCGGGGTTATTCCGTACAGCCCGCTGGGCGGCGGACTGCTGTCCGGCAAATACGGGCTCGGCCGCAAACCGGAGCAGGGCCGGCTGGTCGAAAATAAAATGTACACCGCCCGCTACGGGGACCCGATGAACTTTGAAGTCGCGGAACGCTTCACCGCTTATGCCGAAGAGCGCGAAATCCATCCGGCGACGCTCGCCGTCGCATGGGTCATGTCCAACCCGGCGGTGACCGCGCCGATTATCGGGGCACGCAATCTGGAACAGCTGGAATGCTCCCTGGCGGCGCTGGACCTCAACATGACGCCGGAGTGGCGCAAGGAAATATCGGCGCTCTCCATCACGCCGCCGCCCGCAACCGACCGTACGGAAGAGGTCATGTCGTAA